The Salminus brasiliensis chromosome 3, fSalBra1.hap2, whole genome shotgun sequence genome contains a region encoding:
- the kmt2ba gene encoding histone-lysine N-methyltransferase 2B isoform X4 — translation MAAAGGGLSASVVVAGANPSATVRCRFPGRPLTFRSHLKREKRLRVGRLGAEDAATGSGGPRPVNVGATLREDPCLLCLLGLADKLGHQSEAGFCTSDSDEERDFTGFQADGRWSLRAGQGSLYKASSSPSKKKPPLATAPSASGRSTTATIKTSRATMETEESERKCGKGLRTVHNTERTKLIVKLGSKKVNKNSASVRQQLKAPLSRVGEKTTQKGLKNLQEEENEDLEDEVLDGSGNEGTVASLKDERKGKRQSHAGVPGRRRKQRKLVWTLMMVKGKGKTSQKKMAENFRQNSGRRNTESAKIDQTNGKSNDVQTTDKEVSISPKTTGKRRKIHKATSASPEVGTETGQERAVSPTGSAGKSLKDSSLNSPKKSPPGLKRRKSLFGYRRKQTDQDMMRKTCESQPHVEGKMPRKRRRLVYYTYEAVDSQVSQDHQQELHEKAENTGVASRQGLSQVCAASARPSRVIRVPKRFMDDEGMSGQRIKDPGQMEVLPNEPCFESEQTGTTQTQTKDFKSRKKSAKLLNLNNGKLARGRKPRCSSELSDVPRKKVGRLAYDSTHLKIYERLKKLTASLALRRQKRMASYKNDCEKLEGEHQNTEGFIDSRDGGRRKTSDIKMEDVNSPGVVRKLAVHIDADGQSALSAVEPAQDVAKENAESTSLEGTDEQSQDANASPVLEEQISPIHKINLSGANKKMLHLLKRAKVQLIKIDQQKQLKSAQLLSGVVEVGERRRREMDRANIEAAPQEHPVGGPRIKHVCRAAAVALGQPRAMVPDDIPRLSALPLHEREGIAQSPNVEDVGSYSEPESTGSVEQKPVPNRKTLGLRQRRCFRCKGCCREEDCGRCVFCLDKPKYGGPNKKRQSCIYKKCAKIEENKMKRLKVQMKRRQISAAPYPCSSGEEEGERSGAREDELSQAHPTNALSPTRRQPRRRVTPRCYSSLLESDSTDTEEPSEDAGKEQDSIAPANQSNGTSVPANAQYEVVKPRKPGMPRGMWARRRIDKVLQYKSSVEHTPRSVLAALANGFAQREPQAQELVHKIRVDFKEDCTIQNVWAMGGLSILTSVPITPECVCLLCASKGHHDMIFCQMCCEPFHRFCLPVDDRPQKDNKENWCCRRCKFCHVCGRKSKQGKPVLQCKRCLYCYHPSCLGPTYPKPVKCNTSWVCMMCIRCKSCGVTPGKSWDMAWNHELNLCPDCSNLHGQGNFCTVCLKCYQEHEFDSNMMQCARCAHWVHPKCEGLTDDLYEILSRLRGKSLVFSCAACSKSYPSGWQEVVQDVLRNGLEKVMSGLQNSPTTGHLQTCSQCETYQEAECIKDRKTVCGLRSVERKLADGLYTSLKMFHEDVVRLLVKNLHDERCLPEEQRPTAQARICYLRLLEQTFNWFDSQDPATWKPVSKEFPSGMLPEAIIPPSDEHNYAQWLEEQDRAITRAKETQENCHLKAHDSLNVNYYDVDQRQCSLCQQHGDAKPSEAGRLLYLGQNEWAHVNCCIWSAEVHEVKGALLHVHSAVARGRFMRCERCNQVGATVGCCLSTCQSNYHFMCARASHCVFQSDKKVYCNKHRDLLNNKMMNGFEVLRRVYVDFEGISLRRKFLTGLEPDSVSVMIGALQINKLGVLTEQSEVAGKLYPVGYQCTRWYWSTVDPRKRCRYTCRVTDMQPSSSIRGPNLAQNQEENCTIAHSPKSRDSPNAETSPGVDQLPSTPSPNSKLDSGVEPKTPRHLLNRRPAGGTFRPLPSPGTASSSSHHILTISDLDDTRRSKRLSLRRNASPPQKSPTGPMKLRSGGTAHPRSLSFSSPVSPLGATENLMTSPSPRRRGRPPSSPSGATSAYSPRQGSIGSTPSTVFLSPRHSPRNQQHFRITPHESAEVPQDFSASLEPEDAAGMPEDGICTVAVIADGNAVPLSSDQELLSTPFDADTDVAVASVLNAKLEFDEALLNENVALHCGPYNNGAEGQEIGESQAHIEENSLLGRMSDEDTSIYSAGEKELPDLADPDGQMDIDSVDGDSDHYLNFSRTVVVCDSVKDSTQTGLTVLPTSQTISQLDGADNDSESDGNEASGEDDTQEVGTSYLSHDTETSKDITHNSGREVVFTNLVESSVPESVLINAKPEVLHQLAEKQSSDKESMPLHGNWDVSTDLFAAQDSMSKDDLFVQEMQLTHEADIQNVMQSSLVFDPSSDLVAGQDGVLLDSEPVEELNEVLLDPEIGHFVSAKDGSIVHMHDSSSVDSVNKDAKSPEQIILPESKVKVVSVPSLSSSGKVQIIGPGPLPHRTFTIPQTVPQHRIVKVTVPAGTLPLSLPINMVSTSPAVSGASSQVVANGLDSRKEATRGRTVAIRIPASTKPTVTNVLPSPQVLLVNRSGQILIKDPQTNTYQMPSANSPSYSHISQIAKIIHSTNLVQRTVPRVVVTPVSQAGLSQGPTTHVVSYSNGAAPSTKVFIRKLPQKSSEVHMNSGSSVRLNNPSTPVSPVLDVNQRDDAQAIIERAMASHRETANRALLSSSQFQVRPNISKLHSPDVANQSSKLHHRTQPAILSHSKSQVRMKRVSLASERTSVKKCKTDLMEQTVSSSLDDLNRFNKVRIKAPSVKDVLDFDHVVENLDNPKTKEGAKEYEKKSDPQEKERGTHDKAHAWDSSKNGELSDWTPCADWSSDEDSPSPFKQEQDECGSQNEPHLLFKITSDDGFSVEADSIEVAWRAVVDGVQEARIAYRLEQLPLGRMSGARVMGVLHDAVLFLLEQLQGAAQCQNHRFRFHQHEKPEKELPVNPSGCARAEVYERKSTFDMFNFLASQHRQLPESRPCDEDEDDIKLKSSRRATSTELPMAMRFRHLERTSKEAVGVYRSAIHGRGLFCKRNIEAGEMVIEYAGNVIRSVLTDKREKYYDSKGIGCYMFRIDDFDVVDATMHGNAARFINHSCEPNCYSRVINVEGRKHIVIFALRKIYRGEELTYDYKFPIEDANNKLHCNCAARRCRRFLN, via the exons GAGAGAGATTTCACAGGGTTCCAGGCAGATGGTCGGTGGTCCTTGCGTGCTGGACAAG GCAGTCTTTATAAAGCCTCTTCATCGCCATCGAAAAAGAAGCCTCCTCTGGCCACTGCCCCATCTGCAAGCGGTAGAAGCACCACCGCGACAATCAAAACCTCAAGGGCCACCATGGAAACTGAGGAGTCTGAGAGGAAATGCGGAAAAGGTCTCAGAACTGTCCACAATACTGAGAGGACCAAGCTAATTGTCAAACTGGGTAGCAAAAAGGTGAACAAGAACAGTGCGTCAGTTAGACAACAGTTGAAGGCTCCTCTGAGCAGGGTTGGAGAGAAAACGACTCAGAAAGGACTTAAAAATTtacaagaagaagaaaatgaagatCTGGAAGATGAAGTGCTTGATGGATCCGGCAATGAAGGCACagtggcatctctcaaagatgAACGAAAGGGAAAGAGGCAAAGTCATGCTGGTGTGCCAGGAAGGCGACGAAAGCAGAGGAAATTGGTATGGACTTTAATGATGGTTAAGGGGAAAGGAAAAACCTCCCAAAAGAAAATGGCTGAAAATTTTCGTCAGAACTCTGGTAGGAGAAATACTGAGAGTGCTAAAATAGACCAGACCAACGGAAAGTCCAATGATGTACAGACTACTGACAAAGAGGTTTCTATATCTCCCAAAACTACTGGGAAACGGAGAAAAATCCACAAGGCCACAAGTGCCTCTCCAGAAGTTGGGACAGAGACAGGGCAGGAGAGAGCAGTTTCTCCTACTGGAAGTGCAGGAAAATCATTGAAGGACAGCTCTTTAAATTCTCCTAAAAAATCCCCCCCTGGCTTAAAGCGGCGCAAGTCTTTATTTGGTTATCGAAGGAAGCAGACAGACCAGGACATGATGCGGAAGACCTGTGAGTCTCAGCCTCACGTTGAGGGTAAGATGCCCAGGAAAAGACGGCGTCTTGTCTACTACACTTATGAAGCAGTGGACTCCCAAGTGAGCCAGGATCACCAGCAGGAGCTGCATGAAAAAGCAGAGAACACGGGTGTGGCAAGTCGACAAGGACTATCTCAAGTCTGTGCGGCTAGTGCTCGGCCATCCAGAGTGATCAGGGTACCTAAGAGGTTCATGGATGATGAAGGCATGTCTGGACAGCGTATAAAAGACCCTGGTCAAATGGAGGTCTTACCAAATGAGCCTTGCTTTGAATCAGAGCAAACTGGTACCACCCAGACCCAAACCAAGGactttaaaagcaggaaaaagagTGCAAAACTGCTGAACCTTAATAATGGCAAATTAGCGCGTGGCAGGAAACCCAGATGTTCCTCAGAACTCTCTGATGTTCCTCGAAAGAAGGTGGGAAGGTTGGCTTACGATTCCACCCATCTTAAAATTTATGAGAGGCTGAAGAAGCTCACGGCGAGCTTGGCTCTGCGAAGACAGAAGCGAATGGCCAGTTACAAAAATGATTGTGAAAAGCTAGAAGGGGAGCATCAGAATACAGAAGGATTCATAGATTctagagatggagggagacgaAAGACCTCTGATATAAAGATGGAGGACGTGAACTCTCCAGGAGTAGTGCGTAAATTAGCTGTACATATTGATGCAGATGGTCAATCAGCACTCTCCGCTGTTGAACCAGCTCAAGATGTAGCAAAAGAAAACG CAGAGAGTACCAGCCTGGAGGGCACTGATGAACAAAGCCAGGATGCAAATGCTTCTCCGGTTTTAGAGGAGCAGATCAGTCCCATCCATAAGATCAACCTCTCTGGTGCCAACAAGAAGATGCTTCACTTGTTGAAGAGGGCTAAGGTCCAGCTGATTAAAATTGACCAGCAGAAACAGCTAAAGTCTGCTCAG CTGTTGTCTGGTGTGGTTGAAGttggggagaggaggagaagggaaaTGGACAGGGCAAACATAGAAGCAGCTCCTCAG GAGCATCCAGTAGGAGGTCCACGGATAAAACATGTGTGCCGAGCAGCAGCTGTAGCACTGGGTCAGCCTCGAGCCATGGTGCCAGACGATATACCCAGGCTTAGTGCCTTGCCTCTGCATGAGAGAGAGGGTATTGCACAGTCACCTAACGTAGAGG ATGTAGGCTCTTACTCAGAACCTGAGAGCACTGGTTCTGTTGAGCAAAAGCCAGTGCCCAATAGAAAGACGTTGGGTTTGCGGCAGAGACGTTGCTTTCGCTGCAAGGGATGCTGCCGGGAAGAAGACTGTGGGAGATGTGTGTTTTGTCTGGATAAACCTAAATATGGAGGACCTAATAAGAAACGCCAGAGCTGCAT TTATAAAAAGTGTGCGAAGATTGAAGAGAACAAAATGAAGCGACTGAAAG TTCAGATGAAGCGACGTCAGATTTCTGCGGCTCCTTACCCATGCAGCAGCGGAGAGGAAGAGGGCGAGAGAAGCGGTGCAAGAGAGGACGAGTTGAGCCAAGCGCACCCCACTAATGCACTCAGCCCCACTAGGAGACAGCCTCGGCGACGTGTCACTCCCCGATGCTACAGCAGTCTACTAGAGTCTGATTCCACTGACACGGAAGAACCCAGCGAAGATGCAGGAAAGGAGCAAGACAGTATCGCACCAGCTAATCAGTCCAATG GTACTTCTGTACCTGCAAATGCTCAATACGAGGTGGTAAAGCCACGGAAGCCTGGCATGCCGAGAGGGATGTGGGCTCGTCGTCGAATTGATAAGGTACTCCAATATAAG AGCTCAGTGGAGCACACGCCGCGTAGTGTTCTGGCCGCACTGGCCAATGGTTTTGCCCAGCGGGAGCCGCAGGCACAAGAATTGGTGCACAAAATCCGGGTGGACTTTAAG GAGGACTGCACCATTCAGAATGTTTGGGCGATGGGTGGACTAAGTATTCTCACATCGGTACCAATCAcaccagagtgtgtgtgtctactcTGCGCTAGTAAAGGCCATCATGAC ATGATATTTTGTCAGATGTGCTGTGAGCCATTTCATCGCTTCTGTCTTCCGGTGGACGATCGCCCACagaaagacaacaaggaaaacTGGTGTTGTAGGCGCTGCAAATTCTGCCATGTCTGTGGCCGTAAAAGCAAACAGGGAAAg cCGGTTTTACAATGCAAAAGGTGTTTGTACTGCTACCATCCATCCTGTTTAGGACCCACCTACCCCAAACCAGTCAAGTGTAACACATCTTGG GTTTGTATGATGTGTATTCGGTGCAAGAGCTGTGGGGTAACTCCGGGGAAGTCCTGGGATATGGCCTGGAATCATGAGCTGAATCTTTGTCCTGACTGCAGCAACCTCCATGGCCAAG GTAACTTCTGCACAGTATGTCTCAAGTGCTACCAGGAGCATGAATTTGACAGCAACATGATGCAGTGTGCGCGATGTGCCCATTGGGTTCATCCTAAGTGTGAGGGACTTACAG ATGATTTGTACGAGATACTAAGCAGATTACGGGGGAAGAGTTTAGTGTTCAGTTGTGCAGCCTGCAGTAAGAGTTACCCAAGTGGCTGGCAGGAGGTAGTACAGGATGTGCTAAGGAACGGTCTGGAGAAAGTCATGAGCGGCTTGCAAAACTCTCCTACCACTGGTCACCTTCAGACCTGCTCCCAG TGTGAGACTTACCAAGAGGCTGAGTGTATAAAGGACAGAAAGACAGTCTGTGGTCTTCGTTCTGTGGAGAGGAAGCTTGCAGATGGACTGTATACTTCACTG AAAATGTTTCATGAGGATGTGGTAAGATTGTTGGTAAAGAATCTTCATGATGAACGATGTCTTCCAGAGGAGCAGAGGCCCACTGCCCAAGCCAGAATCTGCTATCTAAGG TTGCTGGAGCAGACTTTTAATTGGTTTGACAGTCAGGACCCTGCCACATGGAAACCTGTTTCAAAAGAATTTCCAAG TGGGATGCTCCCAGAAGCAATAATTCCACCCTCTGACGAGCACAATTATGCACAGTGGCTGGAAGAGCAAGACCGTGCCATTACCAGAGCAAAGGAGACTCAAGAAAACTGTCATTTAAAAGCACATG ATTCTCTGAATGTCAATTACTATGATGTAGATCAAAGACAGTGTTCTCTTTGCCAACAACATGGTGATGCCAAACCAAGT GAGGCGGGCAGACTGCTGTACCTGGGCCAAAATGAGTGGGCTCATGTAAACTGTTGCATCTGGTCGGCTGAGGTGCATGAAGTCAAAGGAGCGTTGCTACATGTCCACAGTGCTGTAGCCAGGGGACGATTCATG CGCTGTGAGCGGTGTAACCAAGTGGGAGCAACAGTTGGTTGCTGTCTCTCAACTTGCCAGAGTAACTACCACTTCATGTGTGCTCGTGCCAGCCACTGTGTCTTTCAAAGCGATAAGAAGGTCTACTGTAACAAACACCGTGACCTTCTTAACAACAAG ATGATGAATGGATTTGAGGTCCTTAGACGAGTCTATGTAGATTTTGAGGGTATTAGCCTTCGCAGGAAGTTTCTGACTGGCTTGGAACCGGATTCTGTTAGCGTGATGATTG GCGCCTTACAAATTAACAAGTTGGGAGTGCTGACAGAGCAGTCTGAAGTTGCAGGGAAACTGTATCCTGTAGGCTACCA ATGTACACGATGGTATTGGAGCACGGTTGATCCAAGAAAACGATGCCGATACACTTGCAGAGTCACGGATATGCAACCTTCGTCATCAATAAGGGGTCCAAATTTAGCACAAAACCAAGAGGAGAACTGCACCATTGCGCATAGCCCAAAATCTCGAG ACTCTCCTAATGCTGAGACTAGTCCTGGTGTTGACCAACTGCCCAGCACCCCATCTCCTAACTCCAAACTTGACTCGGGAGTAGAACCTAAAACTCCAAGGCACCTTCTGAATAGGAGACCAGCTGGTGGAACATTTAGACCATTGCCCTCCCCAG GGACTGCATCCTCCTCATCCCATCACATCCTTACCATTAGTGATCTTGATGACACACGCCGCTCCAAGAGACTGTCATTACGCCGAAATGCTTCTCCTCCCCAGAAGTCTCCCACTGGACCAATGAAACTGCGCTCCGGAGGCACTGCACACCCTAGATCGCTTTCATTTAGCTCACCTGTCTCTCCACTTGGTGCTACTGAGAATCTCATGACCTCTCCGTCACCTCGTCGCAGGGGTCGTCCTCCTTCCTCCCCTTCTGGTGCTACCTCAGCATATTCCCCTCGGCAAGGAAGCATTGGCAGCACTCCTTCGACTGTTTTCTTGTCTCCACGACACTCCCCAAGGAATCAGCAGCACTTCAGGATAACGCCACATGAATCTGCAGAGGTACCTCAAGATTTCTCTGCCTCTTTAGAGCCAGAAGATGCTGCTGGAATGCCAGAGGACGGCATCTGCACAGTTGCAGTCATTGCTGATGGCAATGCTGTACCATTGTCGTCAGATCAAGAGTTGCTCTCCACACCCTTtgatgctgacacagatgttgcAGTGGCCTCTGTGCTGAATGCCAAGCTGGAGTTTGATGAGGCCCTCTTAAATGAGAATGTGGCTCTGCACTGTGGACCATACAATAATGGAGCAGAAGGGCAGGAAATCGGGGAGAGTCAAGCACATATTGAGGAGAACAGTTTGCTAGGCAGGATGTCAGATGAAGATACCAGTATATACAGTGCTGGTGAAAAAGAATTGCCTGACCTTGCAGACCCTGATGGGCAAATGGACATAGACTCAGTTGATGGAGACTCTGACCATTATCTCAACTTTTCTCGCACAGTGGTGGTATGTGATTCTGTCAAGGACTCTACACAGACAGGTCTAACTGTTCTTCCTACCTCACAGACCATCTCTCAGCTGGATGGAGCAGACAATGATTCAGAAAGCGATGGAAATGAAGCCAGTGGAGAAGATGATACTCAGGAAGTAGGGACTAGTTACCTTAGTCATGATACTGAGACATCAAAGGATATCACCCACAACTCTGGAAGGGAGGTAGTTTTCACAAACTTAGTTGAGTCATCTGTGCCAGAATCAGTTTTGATCAATGCTAAGCCAGAGGTTTTGCATCAGCTTGCTGAAAAACAAAGTTCTGACAAAGAATCAATGCCCTTACATGGGAATTGGGATGTCTCCACTGACTTATTTGCAGCACAAGACAGTATGTCTAAGGACGACTTGTTTGTGCAAGAAATGCAGCTGACCCATGAGGCAGATATTCAAAATGTCATGCAGTCTTCTCTGGTCTTTGACCCAAGCAGTGATCTTGTTGCTGGACAAGATGGTGTTCTATTGGACAGTGAACCTGTAGAAGAATTAAATGAGGTGTTGTTGGATCCTGAGATCGGTCATTTTGTCTCTGCTAAAGATGGCAGTATAGTGCATATGCATGATTCCTCCTCGGTCGACTCAGTAAATAAGGACGCAAAATCACCAGAGCAGATTATTTTGCCAGAGTCTAAAGTAAAGGTAGTATCAGTTCCTTCTTTAAGCAGTTCTGGGAAAGTGCAAATCATTGGTCCAGGTCCACTCCCTCATAGGACTTTCACCATTCCACAGACTGTACCACAGCACAGAATAGTCAAGGTGACTGTGCCTGCCGGCACATTACCTCTGTCCTTACCCATCAACATGGTTTCCACATCACCTGCAGTTTCTGGTGCTTCCTCTCAGGTTGTAGCCAATGGTCTGGATTCTCGTAAGGAAGCCACAAGGGGCCGAACTGTGGCCATACGCATTCCTGCCTCCACAAAACCAACTGTTACTAATGTGTTACCCAGCCCACAGGTTTTGCTAGTTAACCGCTCTGGTCAGATTTTAATAAAAGACCCACAGACAAACACTTACCAGATGCCTAGTGCTAATTCACCTTCGTACAGCCACATAAGCCAAATTGCTAAGATCATCCACAGCACTAATCTTGTTCAGCGAACTGTACCAAGGGTTGTGGTAACCCCTGTGTCTCAAGCAGGCCTCAGCCAAGGTCCAACTACACATGTAGTATCGTATAGCAATGGAGCGGCGCCATCTACGAAGGTTTTCATCCGGAAGCTACCTCAAAAATCTTCAGAAGTGCACATGAATAGTGGAAGCAGTGTAAGGCTGAACAATCCATCTACACCAGTCTCTCCAGTATTAGATGTAAACCAGAGAGATGATGCACAAGCCATAATAGAAAGAGCCATGGCAAGCCACCGCGAAACGGCAAACCGTGCTTTGCTTAGTTCGTCCCAATTCCAGGTCCGCCCAAATATTAGTAAGCTCCACTCTCCTGATGTGGCTAACCAGTCTTCAAAACTGCACCACCGGACTCAGCCTGCGATTCTGTCCCATTCAAAGTCTCAGGTCAGGATGAAGAGAGTATCTTTGGCATCAGAGCGAACTAGTGTGAAAAAATGCAAGACTGACTTAATGGAGCAGACGGTTTCGAGCTCTCTGGATGACCTTAACAG ATTCAACAAAGTACGCATTAAAGCTCCATCTGTTAAGGACGTGCTGGATTTTGATCATGTCGTTGAAAATCTTGATAACCCAAAGACAAAGGAGGGAGCCAAAGAATATGAGAAAAAAAG TGACCCACAGGAAAAAGAGCGGGGTACCCATGACAAAGCTCATGCATGGGACAGCTCCAAAAATGGTGAACTCTCTGACTGGACTCCTTGTGCAG ACTGGAGTTCAGATGAGGATTCCCCATCACCCTTTAAGCAGGAGCAAGATGAATGTGGCAGTCAAAATGAGCCTCATCTACTCTTCAAAATCACTAGTGATGATGGCTTCAGTGTGGAAGCAGACAGCATAGAGG TGGCGTGGAGAGCAGTGGTTGACGGTGTTCAGGAGGCACGGATAGCTTATAGGCTTGAGCAGTTGCCTCTAGGCAGAATGAGTGGTGCTAGAGTAATGGGTGTCCTTCATGATGCTGTGCTGTTCCTTTTGGAGCAACTGCAAGGGGCTGCCCAGTGCCAGAACCACCGCTTTCGTTTCCACCAGCATGAGAAACCAGAAAAAGAGCTGCCAGTAAACCCCAGTGGCTGTGCTCGTGCTGAAGTCTATGAAAG AAAATCCACATTCGACATGTTTAACTTCCTGGCCTCCCAACATCGTCAGCTCCCTGAGAGCAGGCCatgtgatgaagatgaggatgacATTAAGCTCAAATCTAGCAG ACGTGCAACCAGTACAGAATTGCCGATGGCAATGAGGTTCCGACACCTTGAGAGAACATCTAAAGAAGCTGTAGGAGTTTACAG ATCTGCCATTCATGGACGTGGTCTTTTCTGCAAGAGAAACATAGAAGCTGGAGAGATGGTAATTGAATACGCTGGTAACGTCATTCGTTCAGTTCTCACTGACAAGCGGGAGAAATATTACGACAGTAAG GGCATTGGCTGCTACATGTTCCGCATCGATGACTTCGATGTAGTGGATGCCACAATGCATGGAAATGCAGCACGTTTTATTAACCACTCCTGTGAACCCAACTGTTACTCGCGGGTCATTAACGTCGAAGGCCGGAAGCACATTGTCATATTTGCTCTGAGAAAGATCTACCGTGGGGAGGAGCTTACCTACGATTACAAATTCCCCATTGAAGATGCCAACAACAAGCTTCACTGTAACTGTGCAGCCAGGCGGTGTAGACGTTTTTTGAACTAA